The following are encoded in a window of Candidatus Polarisedimenticolia bacterium genomic DNA:
- a CDS encoding nuclear transport factor 2 family protein has translation MKRRSRRILTAFLLIALAAGAACRRADSQAQVQEAVRDYFDSLNRADPTGIMERFSHKAETTSVLEGEILRGWEAIRDETDRMAGTAGEEVWAPGTMEVVFLGEDHALVVLPVNVTLSFGMGREDLAGAATLVLERRAGVWKVLHEHRSLQHDDYDTSEGDTSRS, from the coding sequence ATGAAGCGGCGGTCGAGACGGATCCTGACGGCGTTCCTCCTGATCGCCTTGGCGGCCGGGGCCGCCTGCCGGCGCGCCGATTCGCAGGCGCAGGTGCAGGAGGCGGTGCGCGATTACTTCGACTCGCTGAACCGGGCCGATCCGACCGGCATCATGGAGCGGTTCAGCCACAAGGCGGAGACGACCTCGGTCCTGGAAGGAGAGATCCTGCGCGGGTGGGAGGCGATCCGCGACGAAACCGACCGGATGGCGGGGACCGCCGGCGAGGAAGTCTGGGCTCCCGGCACGATGGAAGTCGTTTTCCTGGGAGAAGACCATGCCCTGGTGGTCCTTCCGGTGAACGTCACCTTGTCCTTCGGCATGGGCCGGGAAGACCTCGCGGGCGCGGCGACGCTGGTCCTGGAGCGCCGCGCTGGGGTCTGGAAGGTGCTGCACGAGCATCGCAGCCTGCAGCACGACGACTATGACACGTCCGAGGGGGACACATCACGCAGCTGA
- a CDS encoding FAD-binding oxidoreductase has translation MRRPRSGRRFTRRRLLDYGLKACVAYAISRGAAIRAAAGIRSGLWVNDVHSGLNPTRVARIASPATLAQLQEEVRRAGVQGSALSLAAGRHAMGGQQFGADTVLIDLNGLNRVMELDAQSGEVEVEAGMRWPELVEFLVREQSGSPKSWGIRQKQTGADRLSLGGAVSANAHGRGLRFKPLVADVAALTLVDGKGELRRCSREQNPELFRLAVGGYGLFGAIASVRLRLGERLKLERVVEIVDSAHLAERLAERIASGFLYGDFQFSTDVGSDTLLRKGVFACYRPVDPSTPVPENPAEMPRDAWMDLICLGHLHRDQAFKKYSDYYLSTSGQIYWSDTHQLSVYIEDYHEQLRRCLGRLASGSEMITEIYVPRDALGEFLEVVRRDVQAAKMNLIYGTVRLIEADDETFLAWAKRPYACIIFNLHVEHDEAGVRKAQAAFRQLIDRGIGFGGSYYLTYHRWASREQVLACYPQFPEFLEKKKHYDPDERFQSDWYRHYRGMFQAGGKAVAHLD, from the coding sequence ATGAGGCGCCCGCGATCCGGCCGCCGTTTCACCCGACGCCGGCTGCTGGACTATGGTCTGAAGGCCTGCGTCGCCTATGCAATCTCCCGGGGAGCCGCGATCCGCGCCGCGGCGGGGATCCGCAGCGGATTGTGGGTCAACGACGTCCATTCGGGGCTCAACCCGACCCGGGTGGCCCGCATCGCCAGCCCCGCCACGCTCGCGCAGCTTCAGGAGGAGGTGCGCCGCGCCGGCGTGCAGGGAAGCGCCCTCAGCCTGGCGGCGGGACGTCACGCCATGGGCGGGCAGCAGTTCGGCGCCGACACGGTGCTCATCGATCTCAATGGATTGAACCGGGTGATGGAGCTCGACGCGCAGTCCGGCGAGGTGGAGGTCGAAGCGGGCATGCGCTGGCCGGAGCTGGTGGAGTTCCTGGTGCGCGAGCAGAGCGGCTCGCCGAAGAGCTGGGGCATCCGGCAGAAGCAGACGGGGGCCGATCGCCTGAGCCTCGGTGGCGCCGTGTCGGCCAACGCCCACGGGCGCGGGCTGCGCTTCAAGCCGCTGGTGGCCGACGTCGCCGCCCTCACTCTGGTCGACGGCAAAGGAGAGCTTCGCCGGTGCAGCCGCGAGCAGAACCCGGAGCTGTTCCGCCTCGCGGTGGGGGGCTACGGGCTGTTCGGGGCGATCGCGTCGGTGCGCCTGCGGCTCGGCGAGCGGCTCAAGCTCGAGCGCGTCGTGGAGATCGTCGACTCGGCGCATCTCGCCGAGCGCCTCGCGGAGCGCATCGCGTCGGGTTTCCTGTACGGCGATTTCCAGTTCTCCACCGACGTCGGCTCCGACACGCTGCTGCGCAAGGGAGTCTTCGCCTGCTACCGGCCCGTGGATCCCTCCACCCCGGTGCCGGAGAACCCGGCAGAGATGCCGCGCGACGCCTGGATGGATCTCATCTGCCTGGGGCACCTGCATCGCGATCAGGCGTTCAAGAAGTACTCCGACTACTATCTCTCGACCTCGGGCCAGATCTACTGGTCAGACACCCACCAGCTGAGCGTCTACATCGAGGACTATCACGAGCAGCTGCGCCGCTGCCTGGGGCGGCTCGCCTCCGGAAGCGAGATGATCACCGAGATCTACGTGCCGCGCGATGCCCTGGGGGAGTTCCTGGAAGTGGTCCGGCGCGACGTGCAGGCGGCGAAAATGAACTTGATCTATGGCACGGTGCGGCTGATCGAGGCGGACGACGAGACCTTCCTGGCCTGGGCGAAGCGTCCCTACGCCTGCATCATCTTCAACCTGCATGTCGAGCACGACGAGGCGGGGGTGCGCAAGGCGCAGGCCGCCTTCCGTCAGCTGATCGATCGGGGCATCGGTTTCGGCGGCAGCTACTACCTCACGTATCATCGCTGGGCGAGCCGGGAGCAGGTGCTGGCCTGCTACCCGCAGTTTCCGGAGTTCCTGGAGAAGAAGAAGCATTACGATCCGGACGAGCGGTTCCAGAGCGACTGGTACCGGCACTATCGCGGCATGTTCCAGGCGGGAGGCAAGGCGGTTGCGCATCTGGATTGA
- a CDS encoding YaiI/YqxD family protein, giving the protein MRIWIDADACPQAVREIVFRAAVRLEIPVLFVSNRGGVPKRSAWITAVQVSKDLDAADRHIAEQAVAEDLVITADIPLAAKVVEKGAVAIDPRGETYTAENVGERLSVRDFLQSLRAEGQITGGPGPFSNADRQRFANALDRQLARRRPGQRIEGESKP; this is encoded by the coding sequence TTGCGCATCTGGATTGACGCCGACGCCTGCCCGCAGGCGGTGCGCGAGATCGTGTTCCGGGCCGCCGTGCGCCTCGAGATTCCCGTCCTGTTCGTTTCCAACCGGGGCGGTGTCCCGAAGCGGTCGGCCTGGATCACCGCCGTGCAGGTGAGCAAGGACCTCGACGCGGCGGATCGCCACATCGCGGAGCAGGCCGTGGCGGAAGATCTGGTGATCACCGCCGACATCCCGCTGGCGGCCAAGGTGGTCGAGAAGGGGGCGGTGGCGATCGACCCGCGGGGCGAGACCTACACGGCGGAGAACGTGGGGGAGCGGCTGTCGGTGCGCGATTTCCTGCAATCGCTGCGCGCCGAGGGACAGATCACGGGGGGCCCGGGCCCCTTCTCCAACGCCGACCGGCAGCGTTTCGCCAACGCCCTCGACCGGCAGCTTGCCCGGCGGCGTCCGGGCCAACGCATCGAAGGAGAAAGCAAGCCATGA
- a CDS encoding TonB family protein: MKRHPALAAILTFAACASTATPAAAASSKEEVAVIHTSMGDIVFRFLPQAAPGHVAYVKELIGRGFYDGTTFHRVIPHFVIQGGDPNSKDADRANDGEGEADRKLKAEFTSLHYRPGTVGMARDADPDSGSCQFFIALENLPRLDGKYTIFGEVISGLDVAQAIAAVPRDLKDNPLVPIPVTVVLKNKRVNSDLASAKEGPSGEVLTGPGKPKPWDPGDVRWTAPKRGMDAAGQGVEGSDPLDLSVDETGRVIDVRFVSQQTPEPAKRQQAIKEVWRFEPAKLEGTAVKCRFSTDGHGREIAPSKVPGTPVDALSEDLTQPRILVPVTVPEGVIAPQKVPTLRLIVDETGHVPDASIQTSCGDTAMDQAALEAARKLIFSPAMRGSEAVPVYLNVSVKWQETAGG; the protein is encoded by the coding sequence ATGAAGCGGCATCCGGCCCTGGCGGCCATCCTCACCTTCGCGGCGTGCGCCTCCACGGCCACGCCGGCCGCGGCGGCATCCTCCAAGGAGGAGGTCGCCGTGATCCATACGAGCATGGGCGACATCGTCTTCCGATTTCTGCCGCAGGCCGCTCCGGGGCATGTGGCCTACGTGAAGGAGCTGATCGGACGCGGCTTCTACGACGGCACCACCTTCCACCGCGTCATCCCTCATTTCGTGATCCAGGGAGGCGACCCCAACTCCAAGGATGCCGACCGCGCCAACGACGGGGAGGGCGAAGCCGATCGCAAGCTGAAGGCGGAGTTCACCTCCCTGCACTACCGTCCGGGAACGGTGGGGATGGCGCGCGACGCCGATCCCGACTCCGGTTCCTGCCAGTTCTTCATCGCCCTGGAGAACCTCCCTCGCCTGGACGGCAAGTACACCATCTTCGGAGAGGTCATCTCGGGGTTGGATGTGGCGCAGGCGATCGCCGCGGTCCCGAGGGACCTGAAGGACAATCCCCTCGTGCCGATCCCCGTGACCGTCGTGCTCAAGAACAAGCGGGTCAACTCCGATCTCGCCTCGGCGAAGGAGGGGCCTTCCGGGGAGGTGCTCACCGGTCCGGGCAAGCCGAAGCCCTGGGATCCGGGCGATGTGCGCTGGACGGCGCCGAAGCGCGGCATGGATGCCGCGGGCCAGGGCGTGGAAGGCAGCGACCCGCTGGACCTGTCGGTCGACGAAACGGGCCGGGTCATCGACGTACGCTTCGTCTCGCAACAGACCCCCGAGCCGGCGAAGCGCCAGCAGGCCATCAAGGAGGTATGGCGCTTCGAGCCCGCCAAGCTCGAAGGCACCGCGGTGAAATGCCGCTTCTCCACCGACGGCCACGGCCGGGAAATTGCCCCTTCCAAGGTGCCCGGCACTCCCGTCGACGCGCTCAGCGAGGACCTGACGCAGCCGCGCATCCTCGTGCCTGTGACCGTGCCCGAGGGAGTGATTGCCCCGCAGAAAGTGCCGACGCTCCGGCTGATCGTCGACGAGACGGGGCACGTCCCCGACGCCTCAATCCAAACCAGCTGCGGCGACACGGCGATGGACCAGGCGGCGCTCGAGGCGGCACGCAAGCTGATCTTCTCCCCGGCGATGCGCGGCAGCGAGGCGGTTCCGGTCTACCTGAACGTCTCCGTGAAATGGCAGGAGACCGCCGGTGGATAG